From the genome of Eucalyptus grandis isolate ANBG69807.140 chromosome 2, ASM1654582v1, whole genome shotgun sequence, one region includes:
- the LOC104420182 gene encoding eukaryotic translation initiation factor 5A, with protein sequence MSDEEHHFESKADAGASKTYPQQAGAIRKNGYIVIKNRPCKVVEVSTSKTGKHGHAKCHFVGIDIFNNKKLEDIVPSSHNCDVPHVNRTDYQLIDISEDGFVSLLTETGGTKDDLRLPTDETLLAQIKDGFAEGKDLVVTVMSAMGEEQISTLKDIGPKN encoded by the exons atgtCGGACGAGGAGCACCACTTCGAGTCCAAGGCCGACGCCGGCGCGTCCAAGACCTACCCCCAGCAGGCCGGCGCCATCCGCAAGAACGGCTACATCGTCATCAAGAACCGCCCCTGCAAG GTTGTTGAAGTTTCCACTTCCAAGACCGGAAAGCACGGTCATGCCAAGTGCCACTTCGTTGGGATTGATATCTTCAACAACAAGAAGCTTGAAGATATTGTTCCATCATCCCACAACTGTGAT GTTCCACACGTCAATCGTACTGACTATCAGCTGATTGATATTTCTGAGGATGGATTT GTTAGTCTGCTGACTGAAACTGGAGGCACCAAGGATGATCTCAGACTCCCAACTGATGAGACTTTGTTGGCACAG ATCAAGGATGGCTTCGCTGAGGGTAAGGATCTGGTGGTGACTGTTATGTCCGCTATGGGAGAAGAGCAGATTTCTACTCTCAAGGATATCGGTCCGAAGAACTAA
- the LOC104434352 gene encoding LOW QUALITY PROTEIN: probable LRR receptor-like serine/threonine-protein kinase At1g74360 (The sequence of the model RefSeq protein was modified relative to this genomic sequence to represent the inferred CDS: inserted 1 base in 1 codon), with amino-acid sequence MLEEETDPWRIILLAFLVFLGVSLVLGNSLDTDRAVLLNLKSFLEESNKVNRGHYSEWNLSSSNPCDWKGITCNYNRVTGVNLSGSSISKTLFLNFSALTELSHLDLSLNTLSGQIPADLSHCNNLVYLNLSHNILDGELSLTGLSNLHTLDLSKNRIRGGIQTSVPTICNSLVVLNISENNLTGSIEDVFNPCNKLWYLDLSMNDFSGNIWKWFGRLQKFIISDNHLNGNIPASSFTANCSLEVLDLSGNNFSGQFPGEISNCQDLIILHLWGNKFKGPIPPEIGSIASLEALFLGNNSFSRDIPESLLDLKNLDFLDLSRNNFWGEIQGTLGKFTQVKYLVPHTNSYTGGLYSSGILNLSNVVXLDPSFNNFSGPLPSEVSRMPSLKYLTLAYNQFNGSIPLEYGDFPHLQALDLSFNELTGTIPSSLGKLSSLLWLMLANNQLVGEIPPEIGNCSSLLWLNLANNKLSGNLPAELSNIGQNPIATFESNQQSGRIIPGSGECLMMKRWIPADYPPFSFVYGILSRKTCWSVWDQLLKGVWLFPICAHGTLVRTNQISGYVQLSGNKLSGEIPSDIGKMHNFSMLHLGVNNFSGKFPQEIGELPLMVLNISVNRFSGEIPRQIGEIKRLQNLDLSSNNFSGTFPASLNDLTWLSKFNVSYNPLIHGVIYVTGQLAKFEKESFLGDPLLVIGSIPHRPLHPSANHTRSGTKKAPKLIIFPVIFALVLTFLAFGILSFIHFSSVKSSLCYR; translated from the exons ATGTTAGAGGAGGAAACTGATCCTTGGCGGATCATCCTTCTTGCTTTCTTGGTGTTTCTTGGAG TTAGTCTGGTCCTTGGAAATTCTTTGGACACGGACAGGGCAGTCCTGTTGAATCTGAAATCATTCCTTGAAGAGTCCAATAAGGTGAACAGAGGTCACTACTCTGAATGGAATCTTAGTAGCTCAAACCCGTGTGATTGGAAGGGCATCACGTGCAATTACAACAGGGTCACTGGCGTGAACCTCTCGGGGAGCAGCATCTCGAAAACCTTGTTCTTGAATTTCTCTGCCTTGACAGAGCTCTCTCATCTTGATCTCTCGTTGAACACCCTCAGCGGGCAGATTCCAGCTGATTTGAGCCACTGCAACAACCTTGTGTACCTCAACTTATCGCACAACATTCTCGATGGCGAACTGAGCTTGACTGGTTTGAGCAACCTGCATACGCTTGACTTATCAAAGAATCGCATCAGAGGCGGGATTCAGACAAGTGTTCCCACAATTTGCAACAGCTTGGTGGTTCTGAACATTTCGGAGAATAATCTCACCGGTAGCATCGAGGATGTCTTCAATCCATGCAATAAGTTGTGGTATCTTGATTTGAGCATGAATGATTTCAGCGGGAACATATGGAAATGGTTTGGAAGGCTTCAGAAGTTCATTATTTCTGACAACCATTTGAATGGAAATATCCCCGCATCGAGTTTTACGGCTAATTGCAGTTTAGAAGTACTGGATTTATCCGGAAATAACTTCTCAGGGCAGTTTCCAGGAGAAATTTCGAACTGCCAGGACTTGATCATATTGCATCTTTGGGGAAACAAATTCAAGGGCCCAATTCCTCCAGAGATAGGGTCGATTGCCAGTCTCGAAGCATTGTTTCTAGGAAACAACAGCTTTTCGAGAGATATTCCTGAATCTCTGCTCGATTTGAAGAACTTGGATTTTTTGGACTTGAGCAGGAATAACTTTTGGGGTGAAATACAAGGGACTCTTGGGAAGTTCACACAGGTCAAGTATCTCGTACCGCACACAAATTCCTACACCGGTGGATTGTATTCGTCCGGTATTCTTAATCTGTCTAATGTCG GATTAGATCCGAGCTTCAACAATTTTTCTGGTCCGCTGCCTTCTGAAGTATCACGAATGCCGAGTTTGAAGTACTTGACTCTTGCTTACAACCAATTCAATGGAAGCATACCCTTGGAGTACGGTGACTTTCCGCACCTCCAAGCGCTCGATCTCTCCTTCAATGAACTAACTGGGACGATCCCCTCGAGCCTTGGAAAGTTGAGCTCTCTTTTGTGGTTGATGCTGGCGAATAATCAGCTTGTAGGCGAGATTCCGCCAGAAATAGGGAACTGCTCTAGCTTGTTATGGTTAAATCTAGCTAACAACAAGCTCTCTGGAAATTTACCAGCAGAGCTATCGAATATTGGCCAAAACCCGATAGCCACTTTCGAATCAAACCAGCAAAGTGGCAGGATCATACCTGGCTCAGGCGAGTGCTTAATGATGAAGAGATGGATTCCAGCCGATTATCCACCTTTCAGTTTTGTGTATGGCATTCTTTCCAGGAAAACATGTTGGAGCGTATGGGACCAATTGCTCAAAGGAGTCTGGCTATTCCCGATATGCGCTCACGGTACATTGGTCAGGACAAATCAAATATCAGGTTACGTTCAGCTGAGTGGGAATAAGCTCTCTGGTGAGATTCCTTCTGATATCGGCAAGATGCACAACTTTAGCATGTTACACCTCGGCGTCAATAACTTTTCTGGGAAGTTCCCTCAGGAAATAGGAGAATTGCCCCTGATGGTTTTGAACATTTCCGTCAACAGGTTCTCTGGGGAAATTCCACGGCAAATAGGCGAGATCAAGCGCCTCCAGAATCTCGACTTGTCCTCCAACAATTTCTCGGGCACTTTCCCTGCAAGCCTGAACGATTTGACTTGGCTGAGCAAGTTCAATGTTTCCTACAATCCATTGATACATGGCGTGATCTACGTGACTGGGCAGTTAGCTAAGTTTGAGAAAGAGTCTTTCCTCGGCGACCCTCTGTTGGTCATTGGGTCTATCCCTCATCGACCACTCCATCCATCGGCAAATCACACGAGATCAGGCACCAAGAAGGCTCCGAAGCTTATCATCTTTCCGGTGATCTTTGCTCTGGTTCTTACTTTCTTGGCATTTGGGATCTTATCATTCATACATTTCTCATCGGTCAAGAGCTCGctttgttatagatga